The uncultured Cohaesibacter sp. region GCTTGCGGCCATGGGCGTCGTGCTCAAGGACAGCAAGAATAAAGAAACTGGAGCCTTTGAGACCACATGGACCCTCGAAGGCTGACGCGACAAGCAACGGGTGGGGGCCGTGCCCCCGTCCTATTTGATGACAAACGAACTTGACCAGGACCAGACTGATGGCAAAAGAACGTCTTTACCTGTTTGACACCACGCTTCGCGATGGTGCCCAGACCAACGGCCTCGATTTTAGCGTTGAAGACAAGATTGTCATTGCTGGCATTCTGGATGAACTCGGCGTCGATTATGTGGAGGGCGGCTATCCGGGGGCCAACCCTACAGACGACCAGTTTTTCACCGAGAAGCGCACGGAGAAGGCGACCTTTACCGCCTTTGGCATGACCAAGCGGGCAGGGCGGTCCATCGAGAATGATCCGGGCGTCCAGGCCCTTCTCAACTCGCCGGCCGACGCGATCTGCTACGTGGCCAAGAGCTGGGACTATCATGTGGATGTGGCGCTTGGCTGTACCAACGAGGAAAATCTCGAAGGCATCGCGGAGTCCGTGAAGGCAGCCGTTGCCGCAGGCAAGGAGGCCATGGTCGATTGCGAGCATTTCTTCGATGGCTACAAGGCCAATCGCGAGTATGCGCTGGCCTGTGTGACCACAGCGCATGAGGCCGGAGCGCGCTGGGTCGTTCTGTGCGACACCAACGGCGGAACCTTGCCCAACGAGATCACCGACATTGTCACGGATGTGCTGTCGCTCGTTCCGGGCAGCCATATCGGTATCCACGCCCACAACGACACCGAACAGGCCGTGGCCAACACGCTGGCTGCCGTTCGTGCCGGAGTGCGGCAGGTTCAGGGGACGCTGAATGGTATCGGGGAGCGCTGTGGCAATGCCAACCTGATCACGCTGATCCCGACCCTCAAACTCAAACCGGAATTTGCTGATCGCTTCGAGATCGGTGTATCTGACGAGAGCCTTGCTGGTCTGACCAATGTTTCGCGCGGCTTTGATGAATTGCTCAACCGCGCGCCGGACCGTCATCAGCCCTATGTGGGGGCGAGCGCCTTTGCGACAAAGGCGGGCATTCATGCTTCAGCCCTGATCAAGGATCCGCAAACCTACGAACATATCGATCCCGAAACGGTCGGCAACAGCCGTAAGGTTCTGGTCTCCAATCAGGCGGGTCTGTCGAACCTGCTTGATGAACTGCGCCGCATGGGGATCAAGGCCGAGAAGTCCGATCCGCGGCTCGTTGATCTGCTGGCCATCGTCAAGGAACGCGAAGCCAACGGCTATGCCTATGAGGGGGCGAGTGCCTCGCTTGAGCTTCTGGCACGGCGTCATCTCGATCATGTACCGGACTATTTCAAGGTGGAGAGTTTCCGGGTCATGGTTGAGCGCCGATTCAATGCCAATGGCGATCTGGTGACCCAATCCGAAGCGGTGGTGAAGCTGTTGATCGATGGCGTGCGCAAGATGTCCGTTGCCGAAGGGGCCGGTCCCGTCAACGCCCTTGACCTTGCCCTTCGTAAGGATCTTGGCCCCTTGCAGGACATGATAAGGAACCTCGAGCTGGTGGACTACAAGGTGCGCATCCTCAACGGTGGGACGAGCGCCATAACACGCGTTCTGATCGAAAGCCGGGATGGGCAGGGACATCGGTGGTTTACAGTCGGGGTTTCCGAGAATATTGTGGATGCTTCCTTCCAGGCTTTGGTGGATTCCATCACCTACAAGCTTTTCAAATATTCCTGACCGCAGGTGTTCTGCCGCCAGATGATGGCAGTCAAAGCGCCCAAGTCTTTGTTTTACCGCTTATCTCTCCATGCCCGTTCGGCTTTGCAGAGATACGCTCTAGCGCCCTTGCCACGGAGATCTCTTTGGCTGGCCGGAATTGATGCGTCATGAGCCAAGACCCAGTGAATGCAGAGGTCAAGTCGCACGCGGCTTCAGATGAGGCGGCCAGAGAGACGCGCTACGGCGTCATCTTCGCGCTTGGCGCCTATTGCGCGTGGGGCGTGTTCCCGCTCTACTTCGCCCAGCTGTCGAGCGTGCCCTCGGTTGAGGTGGTGGCCAACCGGATCGTCTGGTCACTGGCCATGATGGCGATCTGGTTCGTTTTGTTGCGGCGCTGGGGCGAGGTCCGGGCCGTCATGCGCAATCCGAAGGTGCTGGGAGTTCTCGCCCTGACTGGCTTCATGATCAGCGGCAATTGGCTCACTTATGTCTGGGCAGTCGGGCATGGTCGCGCGACCGAGGCGAGCCTTGGCTATTACATCGTGCCTTTGGTCAACGTCGCATCGGGCTATCTGTTCCTGTCCGAGCGAGCGTCCCGGCTTCAACTGATCGCCATCCTTCTGGCCTGCGCCGCGATTGTAGTGCAGTTGCTGCTGCTCGGCACCATTCCCATTGTCTCGCTCATTCTTGCCGTCACCTTTGGTGGGTATGGCTTCCTGCGCAAGATCGTGCCTGTTGGCGCCAATTTGGGGCTGCTGATCGAATTGATCGTGCTGGCGCCCTTCGCAACGGCCTATGTGGTCTATCTTCAGGCGAGCGGAGAGGGGCATCTCAGCCTGTCCGCGCCGTGGATCAGCTTTCTGATCCTGATCACCGGCGTGCTCACGGCTTTTCCGCTGATGTGGTTCTCATCTGCGGCCAAGCGCCTGAGGATGTCGACGCTGGGGATCATGCAATATCTCAATCCGACGCTGCAGTTTCTGGTCGCCGTCTTCCTGCTCAATGAGGAAGTCTCGGGCGGCAAGCTCGTCACCTTCGGCTTCATCTGGTTGTCGGTGCTGCTCTATTCCTACGATGCCTACAAGGGGCGTCGGCGGGAGGCCCGTCCGGCTCCCTTGCAATCGTGATTGTGCGATAGAGAGCGTTAGTCGTTTCGGGGTAGCAGCAACCAGATAGCGACGGCGAGAACCGCAAGTCCTGCAATACGCCTGAGATCAAGTGGCAGAGGTGCTTGTCCGGTCCAGC contains the following coding sequences:
- the cimA gene encoding citramalate synthase yields the protein MAKERLYLFDTTLRDGAQTNGLDFSVEDKIVIAGILDELGVDYVEGGYPGANPTDDQFFTEKRTEKATFTAFGMTKRAGRSIENDPGVQALLNSPADAICYVAKSWDYHVDVALGCTNEENLEGIAESVKAAVAAGKEAMVDCEHFFDGYKANREYALACVTTAHEAGARWVVLCDTNGGTLPNEITDIVTDVLSLVPGSHIGIHAHNDTEQAVANTLAAVRAGVRQVQGTLNGIGERCGNANLITLIPTLKLKPEFADRFEIGVSDESLAGLTNVSRGFDELLNRAPDRHQPYVGASAFATKAGIHASALIKDPQTYEHIDPETVGNSRKVLVSNQAGLSNLLDELRRMGIKAEKSDPRLVDLLAIVKEREANGYAYEGASASLELLARRHLDHVPDYFKVESFRVMVERRFNANGDLVTQSEAVVKLLIDGVRKMSVAEGAGPVNALDLALRKDLGPLQDMIRNLELVDYKVRILNGGTSAITRVLIESRDGQGHRWFTVGVSENIVDASFQALVDSITYKLFKYS
- the rarD gene encoding EamA family transporter RarD codes for the protein MSQDPVNAEVKSHAASDEAARETRYGVIFALGAYCAWGVFPLYFAQLSSVPSVEVVANRIVWSLAMMAIWFVLLRRWGEVRAVMRNPKVLGVLALTGFMISGNWLTYVWAVGHGRATEASLGYYIVPLVNVASGYLFLSERASRLQLIAILLACAAIVVQLLLLGTIPIVSLILAVTFGGYGFLRKIVPVGANLGLLIELIVLAPFATAYVVYLQASGEGHLSLSAPWISFLILITGVLTAFPLMWFSSAAKRLRMSTLGIMQYLNPTLQFLVAVFLLNEEVSGGKLVTFGFIWLSVLLYSYDAYKGRRREARPAPLQS